From the Mycobacterium sp. DL592 genome, the window TGCCGCGGTGACCCAGGTGCTCTACCCGGGTCTGCCGAGTCATCCGGGCCATGATGTGGCCGCCCGCCAGATGCGCGGTTTCGGTGGCATGGTCTCGATCCGGATGCGTGGCGGTGCCGATGCGGCACGCCGATTGTGCTCTCGCACAGAGATTTTCATTCTCGCGGAGTCCCTTGGCGGGGTCGAGTCGCTGATCGAGCATCCGGGGGCGATGACCCACGCGTCGACGGCGGGCTCACAGCTGGAGGTTCCCGACGACCTCGTCCGGCTGTCGGTCGGCATCGAAGACCCGGCCGATCTGCTCGGCGACCTCGAACAGGCCCTAAGCTAACGCTGCCCGGACTGCGGCCGTCGTCACCGCAAGATTGATGTCGGCCATCTGGGCGTCGTCAACCCATGTGCCGCTGGCGATTTCACTTGCCCGGCCGGCAACCCACTGCCACCCGCGCTCGTTGAGCGACAGCAGCACGCCGAGGGCGTTCACCGCATGCAACAGCGACACGATGCTCGCGGTCTGCGGATCGGGCCGCTGCCCGTCGAACAGGGCCGCGAGCAGCGCTGAGCGGGCCCGGTCCACCCGGGTGCGGTTGGCCATCGGCCAGGCATAGTCGTTGCGGCGCAAGCGATGTGAGGACAACTGCACCTGATGCAATTGCCCGGTTCGCAACAGTTGGTCGAGCACATCGTCCTCGGCGCGTTTGCGGAGTTTGGCGATCGCCGCGGCAGGCGTCATCGGCGCCTGCAGCAGCAACGACAGGGCCGGGCGCAGCACCGGATCGGCCGGGGGAGGGCCGGCCAGCGCGACCAGCCGATCGGAGTCCACCGGCTCGTGCGGCAAGGCGGGCCGGATCCGGCACTCGTAGGCCAGATCCAGCAGCACCGCGGCGGCCATCAGCCGCTGCAGAGTGCCGCGTTCGATTGCAGGCTGCGCTGCGGCGTTGTCGAGCAGGAGCAGCAGCAGGTCTTCGGCGATGCGTGCCACGCGGCGGCGAGCTAGCCCTGGTAGGGCTCCGCGCTGACCAGCGACACCTTGACGATGTTGCCGTTGGGCACGGTGTAGGACCGCGTCTCGCCGACCTTGGCGTTGAGCAGCGAAGCGCCCAGCGGAGAGTTGGGGGAGTAGACCTCGAGCTTGTCGTGGTCGATGCCATCCTGGCGGGTGGCGATCAGGAAGGTCTCGGTGTCGGACTCGTCGCCGTTGTAGTAGACCGTGACGACCGAGCCGGGCAGGGCCACACCGGACACCTTGGGGGCCTCGCCCACCTTGGCCGTCGTCAGCAGCTCCTGTAGCTGGCGGATACGCGCCTCTTCCTGCCCCTGCTGCTCGCGGGCGGCGTGGTAGCCACCGTTCTCGCGCAGGTCGCCCTCCTCGCGCCGGTCATTGATCTCGGCGGCGATGACCGGACGATTGGCGATCAGCTGATCGAGCTCGCCCTTGAGGCGGTCGTATGACTCCTGGGTCAGCCAGGTCACCTGGGTATCGGTCATCGTCGTGCTCCTCATTCGTTATTTCCGCGGCAAGCGGTGCAGTCTGTGTGTCGCTGCCGGGAACCATGCGGGCGGTGCCGCGTGTATTGCCATCGAAGAGCTGCGTATAAACGCGCTAATGAAGCAATACACGGCTCCCAGCAGGAACCGTGTATCGGACAAGTCTACCACCGAGGCGACTCACAGCTTTCAGAAATTCGCAGTTCGCCGTTCGTACGCGGGCCACCAGCGCGCCGCCGCGACCAGGCGAACCTAGGGTGTGACCAGGTAAGACGGGACGTCCATACCGCACCCGTAGATATCGCCGACGAATGGCGGCTTAGAGGACTTCACGGTGGCCGTCACCTGCACGGTCTTCTGCTCCGACGGCGCCACCAGAATTTCGCGACGGCCCGTTTCGGCGCCGTCGCGCGACCGCACCCGAACAATGCAATGCGCGGGCCGCGACGGGTCCTTTCGAGTCACGCTGATCGTGACCGACACCGTTTGGCTGTCCACCACCTCATATGCGGCCATGGTTCCCTCGACGTCGTTGCCCTCGAAGCGCTGATAGCCGACGACCGCGACGACGACTCCCAGGGCCAGGGCCACCACACCCAGCGCAATCGCCAGCCACCGCCGGGTGGTGGCCGACATCCGCTGCCGGCCGTACCTCGACTCCAGCTTGGTGCGGCCTTCGGTCATGGTGTGGAGTGCAACTCTCGTCAGCGGGCTTGATTACGGGTATGCATGCCCCGGATGGAACTATTGGACTATAGGGCGTGCTGTCGACGTTGCAGCAGTACGCAGGGTGCAGCAGTACGCGAGAGCAAATCGAGGGAGACGTGACCGAACTGCGGTTGATGGCCGTTCACGCCCACCCGGACGACGAGTCCAGCAAGGGTGCGGCGACCTTGGCGCGCTACGCGAACGAAGGCCACCGGGTGCTGGTCGTGACGCTGACCGGCGGTGAGCGCGGCGACATCCTCAACCCGGCGATGGACCTGGCGGACGTTCGTGGCCGTATCGCCGACGTGCGCCGCGACGAGATGGCCAGAGCCGCCGAGATCCTGGGTGTCGAACACCGGTGGCTGGGGTTCGTCGACTCCGGGCTGCCCGAGGGCGACCCGTTGCCGCCGCTGCCCGAAGGCTGCTTCGCCGAGGTGCCGCTGGCAGAACCCGTGGCCGAACTGGTCAAGCTGATTCGGGAGTTCCGCCCCCACGTCATGACCACCTACGACGAGAACGGCGGCTACCCGCACCCGGATCACATTCGCTGCCACCAGGTTTCGGTGGCCGCCTACGAAGAGGCAGCCGATCACCGGCTGCATCCCGACGCCGGGGAGCCCTGGAGCGTCAGCAAGCTGTACTACAACCACGGCTTCCTGCGGGCGCGCCTGCAACTGTTGCAGGACGAGTTCGCCAAGAACGGCCAGGAGGGCCCGTTCGCCAAGTGGCTGGAGAACTGGGACCCGGAGATCGACGTGCACGCCGGCCGGGTGACCACCCGGGTTCCGTGCTCGGACTACTTCCACGTCCGCGACGAGGCGCTCAAGGCGCACGCCACCCAGATCGACCCCTCCGGGTTCTTCTTCGCGACACCCATAGAGTGGCAGCAGCGGTTGTGGCCCACCGAGGAGTTCGAACTGGCTCGCTCACGGGTACCCGCGACGTTGCCCGAGGAAGACCTGTTCGCCGGAATCGAGATATTCGAGTGATTGACCTGTTGACCACGGCGGTGTCGGTGCTCGCCGATCCGCCGAAGAACTCCGGGCCGGACTTCGGCAAGGCCAGCCCGCTGGGTCTGCTGGTCGTGGTGCTGCTGCTGATCGGCGTCTTCATCCTTGTGTGGTCGATGAACCGGCACC encodes:
- a CDS encoding GPP34 family phosphoprotein, producing MARIAEDLLLLLLDNAAAQPAIERGTLQRLMAAAVLLDLAYECRIRPALPHEPVDSDRLVALAGPPPADPVLRPALSLLLQAPMTPAAAIAKLRKRAEDDVLDQLLRTGQLHQVQLSSHRLRRNDYAWPMANRTRVDRARSALLAALFDGQRPDPQTASIVSLLHAVNALGVLLSLNERGWQWVAGRASEIASGTWVDDAQMADINLAVTTAAVRAALA
- the mca gene encoding mycothiol conjugate amidase Mca — translated: MTELRLMAVHAHPDDESSKGAATLARYANEGHRVLVVTLTGGERGDILNPAMDLADVRGRIADVRRDEMARAAEILGVEHRWLGFVDSGLPEGDPLPPLPEGCFAEVPLAEPVAELVKLIREFRPHVMTTYDENGGYPHPDHIRCHQVSVAAYEEAADHRLHPDAGEPWSVSKLYYNHGFLRARLQLLQDEFAKNGQEGPFAKWLENWDPEIDVHAGRVTTRVPCSDYFHVRDEALKAHATQIDPSGFFFATPIEWQQRLWPTEEFELARSRVPATLPEEDLFAGIEIFE
- a CDS encoding DUF4307 domain-containing protein; the protein is MTEGRTKLESRYGRQRMSATTRRWLAIALGVVALALGVVVAVVGYQRFEGNDVEGTMAAYEVVDSQTVSVTISVTRKDPSRPAHCIVRVRSRDGAETGRREILVAPSEQKTVQVTATVKSSKPPFVGDIYGCGMDVPSYLVTP
- the greA gene encoding transcription elongation factor GreA — its product is MTDTQVTWLTQESYDRLKGELDQLIANRPVIAAEINDRREEGDLRENGGYHAAREQQGQEEARIRQLQELLTTAKVGEAPKVSGVALPGSVVTVYYNGDESDTETFLIATRQDGIDHDKLEVYSPNSPLGASLLNAKVGETRSYTVPNGNIVKVSLVSAEPYQG